The following coding sequences lie in one Acidimicrobiales bacterium genomic window:
- a CDS encoding DUF6444 domain-containing protein — MELDEASNEELKEQVAAMAAENAELRAALAIRDSPIAELEARLSDLEERLGRNPRNSSMPPSAEGLGRLPAGNRAQRRA; from the coding sequence GTGGAGCTCGACGAGGCCTCCAATGAGGAACTGAAGGAACAGGTCGCCGCTATGGCGGCGGAGAATGCCGAGCTGCGTGCCGCGCTCGCTATACGCGACTCACCCATCGCCGAGCTCGAGGCTCGGCTGTCGGATCTCGAGGAGCGCCTCGGGCGCAACCCGCGCAACTCCTCGATGCCGCCGTCGGCCGAAGGGCTCGGAAGGCTCCCCGCCGGAAACCGTGCACAGCGCCGGGCGTAG